In Sediminitomix flava, a single genomic region encodes these proteins:
- the msrA gene encoding peptide-methionine (S)-S-oxide reductase MsrA yields MDMEENLEMITLGAGCFWCVEAVFQDLIGVEKVESGYSNGQGKNPTYKEVCSGTTGYAEVAQITFDPTVISLEQLLEVFWYTHNPTTLNQQGADKGTQYRSGIFYANEEQKNIAEQSKAKVEKSGLWSDPIVTEITPLKDYYPAENYHQNYYNNNSQQPYCQIVIAPKLKKLYSEYKHLLKSQN; encoded by the coding sequence ATGGATATGGAAGAAAATTTAGAAATGATCACACTTGGCGCAGGCTGTTTTTGGTGTGTAGAAGCTGTTTTTCAAGATTTGATTGGCGTAGAAAAAGTAGAGTCAGGCTATTCTAATGGACAAGGAAAAAATCCTACTTACAAAGAAGTTTGTTCGGGTACGACAGGTTATGCTGAGGTTGCCCAAATTACTTTTGACCCTACAGTCATTTCACTTGAACAATTGTTAGAAGTTTTTTGGTATACACATAACCCGACGACTCTGAATCAACAGGGAGCGGATAAGGGTACGCAATACAGGTCTGGAATTTTTTATGCCAACGAAGAACAAAAAAATATTGCCGAGCAATCTAAAGCAAAGGTTGAAAAAAGTGGTTTGTGGTCAGATCCTATTGTCACTGAAATTACTCCACTGAAAGATTACTACCCTGCTGAAAATTACCACCAAAACTACTATAATAACAATTCTCAGCAGCCTTATTGTCAGATCGTGATAGCCCCAAAGTTGAAAAAATTATACTCAGAATATAAGCACTTACTGAAGAGTCAGAACTAA
- a CDS encoding glycoside hydrolase family 13 protein — protein MKNSLILLLSFFFMGHMASAAKYQIDHLEPSTWWVGMKNPKLQLLVHGENISELRPEIKYDGVTLDQVSLVENPNYMFIDLTIAESAKAGKFEIVFTKSGKKALSYTYELLDRAKDSADRIGFNNTDVMYLITPDRFANGDPSNDSVDGMADKYNREDDYGRHGGDIQGMIDHLDYIEDMGYTALWVNPMIENDMPSSSYHGYAITDFYQVDARFGSNEDYKKLADACDERGIKLIMDMIMNHCGSEHWWMKDLPTSDWLNFQDGFKPTNHKRSVTQDPYASKADTKLHFDGWFVETMPDMNQRNPFMATYLIQNTIWWVEYAGLEGIRMDTYPYPDQHFMADWTEAVMTEYPEFNIVGEEWTTNPALVAYWQRDKKNANGYTSELPSLMDFPIQDALAKSLNSDHTQWGQGFNLLYEMQANDFLYADPYNLVVFPDNHDMDRIYTQLEEDYTKYKLAIAYMLTTRGIPQIYYGTEILMSHMGTSSHGALRADFPGGWEGDKVNAFTGEGLDAKAKEAQDFNKKLTNWRKTATAIHDGKLTHFAPAGMDGGSYVYFRYDDNQKVMVVLNMGEDKELYLADYAEVLDGETKGTDVISGKEFDLTAGTFTAPAGEALVLELK, from the coding sequence ATGAAGAACAGCTTAATTTTACTACTGTCCTTTTTCTTTATGGGACACATGGCTTCTGCAGCCAAGTATCAAATTGATCATTTAGAGCCAAGTACATGGTGGGTAGGAATGAAAAATCCTAAACTACAATTATTGGTTCATGGAGAAAATATCTCAGAACTCCGTCCTGAAATCAAATATGATGGAGTGACTTTAGACCAAGTTTCTTTGGTTGAAAATCCGAACTATATGTTTATTGACCTGACAATTGCAGAAAGTGCAAAAGCAGGTAAGTTTGAAATCGTTTTTACAAAGAGCGGTAAAAAAGCCTTGTCTTATACTTACGAGTTGTTAGATAGAGCTAAAGATTCAGCAGACAGAATTGGTTTTAATAATACTGATGTGATGTATTTGATTACGCCAGACCGTTTTGCAAATGGTGATCCATCTAACGACTCTGTAGATGGAATGGCAGACAAATACAATCGTGAAGATGATTACGGAAGACATGGTGGAGATATCCAAGGTATGATTGATCATTTAGACTATATTGAAGACATGGGGTATACAGCCCTTTGGGTGAATCCTATGATCGAAAATGACATGCCTAGCTCTTCTTATCATGGTTATGCAATCACTGATTTTTACCAAGTAGATGCTCGTTTTGGTTCTAATGAAGACTATAAAAAATTAGCTGATGCCTGTGATGAAAGAGGTATTAAGTTGATTATGGATATGATTATGAACCACTGTGGTTCAGAGCACTGGTGGATGAAAGACCTTCCAACTTCAGATTGGTTGAACTTCCAAGATGGATTTAAACCTACAAACCACAAGCGTTCTGTAACTCAAGATCCATACGCTTCTAAAGCAGATACAAAACTTCACTTTGATGGATGGTTTGTTGAAACAATGCCTGATATGAACCAAAGAAATCCATTCATGGCTACTTACCTTATTCAAAATACAATTTGGTGGGTTGAATATGCAGGTCTAGAAGGTATCAGAATGGATACTTACCCTTACCCAGATCAACACTTTATGGCAGACTGGACTGAGGCTGTAATGACTGAATACCCTGAATTTAATATTGTAGGAGAGGAGTGGACGACTAATCCAGCACTTGTTGCATACTGGCAAAGAGATAAGAAGAATGCTAATGGCTACACTTCTGAGCTTCCGAGCTTGATGGATTTCCCAATTCAAGATGCACTAGCAAAATCATTGAATAGTGATCATACACAATGGGGGCAAGGTTTTAACTTGCTTTACGAAATGCAAGCAAATGACTTCTTGTATGCAGATCCTTACAATTTGGTAGTATTCCCCGATAACCATGATATGGATCGTATCTATACGCAATTGGAAGAAGACTACACTAAATACAAATTGGCAATTGCCTACATGCTTACTACAAGAGGTATTCCTCAAATTTATTACGGTACAGAAATCTTGATGAGCCACATGGGAACTAGTTCTCATGGTGCATTAAGAGCTGATTTCCCTGGTGGATGGGAAGGAGATAAAGTAAATGCATTTACAGGTGAAGGTCTTGATGCTAAAGCTAAGGAAGCACAAGACTTCAATAAAAAGCTTACAAACTGGAGAAAGACAGCTACAGCTATTCATGACGGTAAATTGACTCACTTTGCTCCAGCTGGAATGGACGGAGGATCATACGTTTATTTCAGATATGACGACAATCAAAAAGTAATGGTTGTATTGAATATGGGAGAAGATAAAGAATTGTATTTGGCAGATTATGCAGAAGTACTTGATGGAGAAACTAAAGGTACGGATGTGATTTCTGGTAAAGAATTCGACTTAACAGCAGGTACATTTACAGCTCCAGCAGGAGAAGCTTTAGTACTAGAGTTGAAATAA
- a CDS encoding phosphoglycerate kinase — translation MKNVDNYNFEGKKAVVRVDLNVPLNDDFSVRDFTRINAVIPTVQKILKDGGSAILMSHMGRPKDGPEDKFSLKHIVAPLSEKLGVEVKFGGDCIGADADAMAADLKAGEVMLLDNLRFYKEEKAGDEEFAKKLASRGDVWVMDAFGTAHRAHASTAVIAKFVTDKVAGYTMGREVEASKKILEEGEKPVTAIMGGAKVSDKILIIEKMMSVANNIIIGGGMAYTFFKAQGGKIGISLCEEDKLDLAKELLVKAKELGVNIYLPVDSRANTGYSNDGECKIVDNMDIPEGYMGLDIGPKAEAEFVEVVKNSKTILWNGPMGVSEFSNFANGTIEVAKAVAEATQSNGAFSLIGGGDSAAAINTLGFGDKVSYISTGGGAMLELMEGKKLPGIAALED, via the coding sequence ATGAAAAACGTAGACAATTACAATTTCGAAGGCAAGAAAGCCGTAGTAAGAGTAGACCTTAATGTACCTCTTAATGATGATTTTTCAGTAAGAGACTTCACGCGTATCAATGCGGTAATTCCTACTGTACAAAAAATCTTGAAAGATGGTGGTTCTGCAATCTTGATGTCTCATATGGGACGTCCGAAAGATGGACCAGAAGACAAATTCTCTCTTAAGCATATCGTTGCTCCTTTGTCTGAGAAATTAGGTGTTGAAGTAAAATTTGGTGGTGACTGTATCGGTGCTGATGCAGACGCGATGGCAGCTGATTTGAAAGCTGGTGAAGTAATGCTACTTGACAACCTTCGTTTCTACAAAGAAGAAAAAGCTGGTGATGAAGAGTTCGCTAAGAAATTGGCCTCTCGTGGTGATGTTTGGGTAATGGACGCATTTGGTACTGCGCACAGAGCTCACGCTTCTACTGCTGTAATTGCTAAGTTTGTTACTGACAAAGTAGCAGGTTACACAATGGGTCGTGAAGTTGAAGCTTCTAAGAAAATCTTGGAAGAAGGTGAAAAGCCTGTAACTGCGATCATGGGTGGAGCAAAAGTATCTGACAAAATTTTGATCATTGAGAAAATGATGTCAGTAGCTAACAACATCATTATTGGTGGTGGTATGGCATATACTTTCTTTAAAGCACAAGGTGGTAAGATCGGTATCTCTCTTTGTGAAGAAGATAAATTAGACCTAGCGAAAGAATTGCTAGTGAAAGCTAAAGAACTAGGTGTAAATATCTATTTACCAGTTGACTCTCGTGCAAATACTGGTTACTCTAACGACGGTGAGTGCAAAATAGTTGACAACATGGATATCCCTGAAGGTTACATGGGATTGGATATCGGACCAAAAGCTGAAGCTGAGTTTGTAGAAGTAGTGAAAAACTCTAAGACTATCCTTTGGAACGGTCCTATGGGAGTTTCTGAATTCTCTAACTTCGCTAACGGTACTATCGAGGTAGCTAAAGCAGTAGCTGAAGCAACTCAATCTAACGGAGCTTTCTCATTGATCGGTGGTGGTGACTCTGCTGCTGCAATCAATACTTTAGGTTTCGGTGACAAAGTATCTTACATCTCTACAGGTGGTGGTGCTATGTTGGAGCTTATGGAAGGTAAAAAACTTCCTGGTATCGCAGCTTTGGAGGACTAA
- the aat gene encoding leucyl/phenylalanyl-tRNA--protein transferase gives MPVFELEQDRLMFPPAYLADESGLLAVGGDLSPDRLIEAYAEGVFPWFNPGEEPLWWSPNPRFVLYPSKIKVSKSMRQVLRKKKFRVTFDQDFEGVISGCEEVYRPGQQGMTWISDELKASYTELFNKGFIHSVEVWEGDELVGGLYGGVMGKCFFGESMFAKTSNASKVGFIILSKNLEEHNFELIDCQVHSNHLESLGAEMVNRAQFLKVLERNRQKKFEKNSWDKHFRTDFDF, from the coding sequence ATGCCTGTATTTGAATTAGAGCAAGATAGATTGATGTTTCCTCCTGCTTATTTAGCAGATGAATCGGGTTTACTAGCTGTAGGAGGAGATTTATCTCCTGACCGATTAATAGAAGCATATGCAGAAGGCGTTTTCCCGTGGTTTAATCCTGGCGAAGAACCATTGTGGTGGTCACCAAATCCTAGATTTGTATTGTACCCCTCTAAGATCAAGGTTTCTAAAAGTATGCGTCAAGTTTTACGAAAGAAGAAGTTTCGAGTAACATTTGATCAGGATTTTGAAGGAGTAATTTCTGGTTGTGAAGAAGTCTATAGACCGGGCCAACAGGGCATGACTTGGATTTCCGATGAGTTGAAAGCTTCATATACAGAACTTTTTAATAAAGGCTTTATTCATTCCGTAGAAGTTTGGGAAGGAGATGAGTTAGTTGGTGGATTGTATGGAGGAGTAATGGGGAAATGTTTCTTTGGAGAATCTATGTTTGCCAAAACAAGTAATGCTTCCAAAGTTGGATTTATAATATTAAGTAAGAACTTAGAAGAGCATAATTTTGAATTAATTGATTGCCAAGTACACTCTAATCATTTGGAAAGCTTAGGTGCTGAAATGGTAAATCGAGCTCAGTTCTTAAAGGTTTTAGAGCGAAATCGTCAAAAGAAGTTTGAGAAGAATTCTTGGGATAAACACTTCAGAACAGATTTTGACTTTTAA
- a CDS encoding YciI family protein, with protein MIIIELTYKVAVEMADKYMSEHLEFINKQYELGNFIASGKKEPRTGGIILSNMESQSDLEKIMDEDPFKIHDITEFKFTKFIPSRTSEDFKFLIESK; from the coding sequence ATGATTATCATTGAATTGACTTACAAGGTTGCCGTGGAAATGGCTGATAAATACATGAGTGAACATCTAGAATTTATCAATAAGCAATATGAACTAGGAAACTTTATTGCCTCTGGAAAGAAAGAACCACGAACAGGGGGAATCATTTTATCGAATATGGAAAGTCAATCCGATTTAGAAAAAATTATGGATGAAGACCCATTCAAAATACATGATATTACCGAATTCAAATTCACGAAATTCATTCCGAGTAGAACAAGTGAAGATTTTAAATTTCTAATTGAATCGAAGTAG
- the deoD gene encoding purine-nucleoside phosphorylase, protein MSVHIAAKKGDIAESILLPGDPLRAKFIAENYLENPVCYNEVRGMLGFTGTYKGKRISVQGTGMGVPSIGIYSHELINEYGVKNLIRVGSCGSYQKAVNVKDLVLAQAVSTNSNFNHRTFEGHTFAPVADFDLLKTAYDEAQKIGLKPHVGNVFTSDIFYEDEGAMKKWQDHNVLAVEMEATALYTYAAKFGVRALAILTVSDSLVTHEALSSEDRQTSFTQMMEVALNTAIQF, encoded by the coding sequence ATGAGTGTACATATAGCAGCAAAGAAAGGAGATATTGCAGAATCAATTCTTCTTCCTGGAGACCCGCTAAGAGCAAAATTTATTGCTGAAAACTATCTCGAAAACCCTGTGTGTTACAATGAAGTAAGAGGCATGCTTGGCTTCACAGGAACATACAAAGGGAAAAGAATTTCAGTTCAAGGTACAGGAATGGGTGTTCCTTCTATCGGGATTTATTCTCACGAACTTATTAATGAATATGGTGTAAAAAACCTTATTCGTGTAGGTAGCTGTGGTTCTTACCAAAAAGCAGTTAATGTAAAAGATTTGGTATTGGCACAAGCAGTTTCTACAAATAGTAACTTCAATCATAGAACTTTTGAAGGTCATACATTTGCTCCTGTAGCTGACTTTGACCTCCTTAAAACAGCCTATGATGAAGCTCAAAAAATTGGATTAAAACCTCACGTAGGAAATGTATTTACATCTGATATTTTCTACGAAGATGAAGGTGCTATGAAAAAATGGCAAGACCATAATGTATTAGCTGTTGAAATGGAAGCTACTGCTCTTTATACTTACGCAGCTAAGTTTGGCGTGAGAGCCTTAGCGATTCTTACTGTAAGCGATAGTTTGGTTACTCATGAAGCATTGTCTTCTGAAGATCGCCAAACAAGCTTCACTCAAATGATGGAAGTTGCATTGAATACAGCAATCCAATTCTAA
- a CDS encoding phosphopentomutase, whose translation MKNIDRVILVVLDSVGIGFSADADEYGDLGANTLGHIADAVGLDVPNMHKMGLGNIAPIKGLNPLKQTTAAYGMAKEVSKGKDTTTGHWEIAGLTLTEPFPTYPNGFPKEIMDEFEQKTGRGTIGNKVASGTAIIDELGDAHVETGKLIIYTSADSVFQIAAHEEIVPIDELYRYCEIAREMLNVGRVIARPFIGESGNYTRTPNRHDYSLEPIGETMMDRIKSANQSVMAVGKISDIFGGRGFTDSVRTKDNQEGIDRTIEYINTDKKGLIFTNLVDFDMHFGHRRDVKGYRQCLEEFDQRLPEITSAMKENDMLIITADHGNDPIFKGTDHTREHIPILVYGKNIKAEDIGFRNSFTDIAATIEDVLLNKSAENSFTKAII comes from the coding sequence ATGAAAAATATAGATCGTGTCATTCTCGTAGTCTTAGACAGTGTTGGGATAGGTTTCTCTGCCGACGCTGATGAATACGGGGATTTAGGAGCAAATACACTTGGTCACATTGCTGATGCAGTTGGTTTAGATGTTCCAAATATGCACAAAATGGGGCTTGGAAACATTGCTCCAATTAAAGGCTTAAACCCTTTGAAGCAAACTACAGCTGCCTACGGTATGGCAAAAGAAGTTTCCAAAGGTAAAGACACTACCACAGGTCACTGGGAAATTGCAGGTTTAACATTGACAGAACCGTTCCCAACCTATCCCAATGGTTTCCCTAAAGAGATCATGGATGAATTTGAGCAAAAAACCGGAAGGGGAACAATCGGGAATAAGGTAGCATCTGGTACGGCTATCATCGACGAATTAGGAGACGCACATGTTGAGACTGGTAAACTAATCATTTATACATCTGCAGATTCTGTTTTCCAAATTGCAGCACACGAAGAGATTGTACCAATCGATGAACTTTATCGCTATTGTGAAATTGCTCGTGAAATGCTAAATGTCGGACGTGTAATTGCTCGACCGTTTATCGGAGAGTCTGGTAATTATACTCGTACACCTAATAGACATGATTACTCTTTAGAGCCAATCGGTGAAACGATGATGGACAGAATAAAATCTGCAAATCAGAGCGTCATGGCTGTAGGTAAAATTTCTGACATTTTTGGTGGAAGAGGCTTTACAGACTCAGTACGTACAAAAGATAATCAAGAAGGTATTGATCGCACGATTGAATATATCAATACTGATAAAAAAGGACTCATTTTCACTAACCTTGTAGACTTTGATATGCACTTTGGTCATCGTAGAGATGTAAAAGGTTACAGACAATGTTTAGAAGAGTTTGATCAACGTCTTCCAGAGATCACTTCAGCAATGAAAGAAAATGATATGCTTATCATTACAGCTGATCATGGAAATGACCCGATTTTCAAAGGTACAGACCATACACGAGAGCATATTCCTATTTTGGTATATGGTAAAAATATAAAAGCTGAAGATATTGGTTTCAGAAACTCATTTACTGATATCGCAGCCACAATTGAAGATGTACTTTTAAATAAAAGTGCTGAGAATAGCTTCACAAAAGCTATTATCTAG
- the deoC gene encoding deoxyribose-phosphate aldolase produces MEINKYIDHTVLKATTTEADIIKLCEEAVKYNFFSVCVNSSYVPLAAEHTKGSEVAVCSVIGFPLGAMSTESKVFEAKNAIENGATEIDMVINVGWLQSGKSEAVYEEIKAIKEAIGSNLLKVIIETCYLSDDEKKLASELSVKANADFVKTSTGFGTGGATFEDIQIMKDAVAGKAKLKASGGVRDFETAKKYIDMGVSRLGTSNGIAIMEGKEVSGDSY; encoded by the coding sequence ATGGAAATCAATAAATATATAGATCATACCGTACTGAAAGCGACTACTACTGAAGCTGATATTATTAAGCTTTGCGAAGAAGCAGTAAAGTACAATTTCTTTTCAGTATGTGTAAATTCTTCATACGTTCCTTTGGCTGCAGAGCATACTAAAGGAAGTGAAGTTGCTGTTTGTTCAGTAATCGGATTCCCTCTTGGTGCAATGAGCACTGAAAGTAAAGTTTTTGAAGCTAAAAATGCCATTGAAAACGGCGCGACTGAAATTGATATGGTGATCAATGTAGGTTGGTTACAATCAGGAAAATCTGAAGCTGTTTATGAAGAAATCAAGGCGATTAAAGAAGCTATTGGTTCTAATCTCTTGAAGGTTATCATTGAGACTTGCTATTTGAGCGATGATGAAAAGAAATTGGCGTCTGAGCTTTCTGTAAAAGCAAATGCTGATTTTGTAAAAACATCGACAGGCTTTGGTACAGGCGGTGCTACTTTTGAAGATATCCAAATCATGAAAGATGCTGTAGCTGGTAAAGCTAAACTAAAGGCTTCTGGAGGAGTAAGAGATTTCGAAACTGCGAAAAAATACATCGACATGGGTGTAAGCAGATTAGGAACGAGTAATGGTATTGCCATTATGGAAGGAAAAGAAGTTTCTGGAGATAGTTACTAA
- a CDS encoding HAD family hydrolase, translating into MTKPSVIAFDADDTLWVNEPIFNEVEDKFAKLLLHYTSEETLKKKLFDTEIKNLHIFGYGVKGFMLSMIETAIELTNGQITGDEIHKIISWGKDMLQHPVHLLDGIEETLKELHGDYKLMIITKGDLFDQESKIARSGLADYFDHIEIVSEKDEKTYQQILDKYNIAKEEFLMIGNSAKSDVLPLINIGSQAIHIPYHTTWEHEKVDEAQKAKLPYIEISEIKQIFNYLNK; encoded by the coding sequence ATGACAAAACCTTCTGTAATTGCTTTTGATGCTGACGACACCTTGTGGGTGAACGAACCAATCTTTAACGAAGTGGAAGATAAGTTCGCAAAACTTTTGTTGCACTACACCTCTGAGGAAACGCTAAAAAAGAAGCTTTTTGACACAGAAATCAAAAACTTGCACATTTTCGGTTATGGCGTAAAAGGCTTTATGCTTTCCATGATTGAAACTGCAATTGAACTTACAAATGGTCAAATTACAGGTGATGAAATTCATAAAATAATTTCATGGGGGAAAGATATGCTCCAACATCCTGTTCATTTATTAGATGGAATCGAAGAAACTCTTAAAGAATTACATGGGGATTATAAACTCATGATCATTACAAAAGGAGATTTATTCGATCAAGAATCAAAAATTGCTCGTTCGGGGCTAGCAGACTATTTCGATCATATTGAGATTGTAAGTGAAAAAGATGAAAAGACCTACCAACAAATTCTTGATAAGTATAATATCGCTAAAGAAGAATTTTTAATGATTGGAAACTCTGCAAAATCAGATGTTCTTCCACTCATAAATATTGGTAGTCAAGCCATACATATTCCCTATCACACAACTTGGGAACATGAAAAAGTAGATGAGGCTCAAAAAGCTAAGCTTCCTTACATCGAAATTTCTGAGATCAAACAAATTTTCAATTACTTGAACAAATAA
- a CDS encoding thymidine phosphorylase encodes MRPVDIIDKKRNNKALSKEEISRFFQEYLHGGVTDYQVAAFLMAICFNGMSNEEIFALTSEMIASGETIKFDDVEAFLIDKHSTGGVGDKTSIAIAPLIACLGMATAKLSGRGLGHTGGTIDKFEAIEGFQFAKNETDLNALINQTGIGIAGAAKNIVPLDKKLYALRDVTATVQSIPLIASSIMSKKLAIHADGIILDVKVGSGAFMKDTETAKELSKTMLQLAKDFERKMIVVLSNMDQPLGFSVGNSLELIEAIETLKGNGPKDFTELVIHLVATALFIKGDTNSIEEATDKVKALIGTEEPLEHLRKFIKESGGNEKLVDDYTLLPVAEKTIEVVSTVDGYVHKIVADQIGNAAMELGAGRKTKTDQVDHSVGIILHKKVGDKIEKGDGLATLYFNSDHQLEDVMDMVKDAYTILEEEISAPKVILETIIS; translated from the coding sequence ATGAGACCTGTAGACATAATAGATAAAAAGAGAAATAATAAAGCTCTTAGCAAAGAAGAAATTAGTCGTTTTTTCCAAGAGTATTTACATGGAGGAGTCACAGACTACCAAGTGGCAGCATTTCTTATGGCTATCTGCTTTAATGGAATGAGCAACGAAGAAATTTTTGCGCTTACAAGCGAAATGATTGCCTCTGGAGAAACCATAAAGTTTGATGATGTTGAAGCTTTTCTGATTGACAAACACTCTACAGGTGGTGTTGGTGATAAAACAAGTATTGCAATAGCCCCTCTTATTGCTTGCTTAGGAATGGCTACAGCCAAACTAAGTGGTAGAGGCTTAGGACATACAGGTGGAACAATTGATAAGTTTGAAGCGATAGAAGGTTTTCAATTTGCTAAAAATGAAACTGATTTAAACGCTTTAATCAATCAAACAGGAATCGGGATTGCAGGTGCAGCAAAGAACATTGTTCCACTTGATAAAAAATTATATGCACTAAGGGATGTAACTGCAACCGTACAGAGTATTCCATTGATTGCAAGTAGCATTATGAGTAAAAAACTTGCAATTCATGCGGATGGGATCATTCTCGATGTTAAAGTAGGTAGTGGTGCATTCATGAAAGATACCGAAACAGCCAAAGAGCTTTCGAAAACGATGCTTCAACTCGCAAAAGACTTCGAAAGAAAAATGATTGTGGTACTTTCAAATATGGATCAACCTTTAGGCTTCAGTGTCGGGAATAGTCTTGAACTTATTGAAGCGATAGAAACACTAAAAGGAAATGGCCCTAAAGACTTCACTGAATTAGTAATTCATTTGGTTGCAACGGCACTATTTATCAAAGGAGATACAAATAGTATAGAAGAAGCAACAGATAAAGTAAAAGCACTTATCGGCACAGAAGAACCCTTAGAACACCTTCGTAAATTCATTAAGGAAAGTGGCGGAAATGAAAAACTTGTCGATGACTACACTCTCCTTCCTGTTGCTGAAAAGACAATTGAAGTTGTAAGTACGGTGGATGGTTACGTGCACAAAATTGTAGCTGACCAAATCGGAAATGCAGCCATGGAACTAGGTGCAGGTAGAAAAACAAAAACTGACCAAGTTGACCATAGCGTTGGAATCATTCTTCATAAAAAAGTAGGTGATAAAATAGAAAAAGGTGACGGACTAGCGACACTTTATTTCAATTCAGATCATCAATTAGAAGATGTCATGGATATGGTAAAAGATGCCTATACAATCCTAGAAGAAGAGATTTCTGCTCCTAAAGTCATTTTGGAAACAATCATTTCATAG